In one Sporomusa sphaeroides DSM 2875 genomic region, the following are encoded:
- a CDS encoding betaine/proline/choline family ABC transporter ATP-binding protein (Members of the family are the ATP-binding subunit of ABC transporters for substrates such as betaine, L-proline or other amino acids, choline, carnitine, etc. The substrate specificity is best determined from the substrate-binding subunit, rather than this subunit, as it interacts with the permease subunit and not with substrate directly.), translating into MIELIHVSKAFNNKQPVLDDITLSIGAGEFVVLIGPSGCGKTTTMKMINRLIQPTSGQIKIKGENIENFDPVVLRRNIGYVIQSIGLFPHMTIGQNIAIVLDLKGATQAECEKKAGELIELVGLPAAKFLQRYPHELSGGQQQRIGVARALAADPEIILMDEPFGALDPITRENLQDELLRIQREMRKTIVFVTHDMDEAIKLGDRIVVMKDGKILQDDTPAKILSQPAHGFVEEFIGSRRLLQQPEWINVQDIMNSNPVVCYPDLSLEKALQKMQQSKVDSLFVIDDNEQLLGMTTAMDIHRKLDQAVQVEQVMKPAAVTVKPDENLRQTINLMVEYDLSCLPVVNHTNKLRGLVTRSSLVRVIAENL; encoded by the coding sequence ATGATTGAGCTGATACATGTAAGTAAAGCATTTAACAACAAGCAGCCGGTATTGGACGATATTACGCTGTCTATCGGTGCCGGAGAATTTGTAGTGCTTATCGGCCCCAGCGGCTGCGGCAAAACAACGACGATGAAGATGATCAACCGCTTGATTCAGCCGACTTCCGGGCAAATCAAGATTAAGGGAGAAAATATCGAGAACTTTGATCCGGTCGTTCTTAGGCGCAACATCGGTTATGTTATCCAGAGCATTGGGCTGTTTCCTCATATGACAATTGGGCAGAACATTGCGATAGTGCTCGATTTAAAAGGGGCTACCCAGGCCGAGTGTGAGAAAAAGGCCGGAGAATTAATTGAACTGGTGGGGTTGCCTGCCGCTAAATTCCTGCAGCGCTATCCTCACGAGCTTAGCGGCGGTCAGCAGCAGCGGATCGGAGTGGCGCGCGCGTTAGCTGCCGATCCGGAAATAATTCTGATGGATGAGCCCTTTGGTGCGCTTGACCCCATCACGCGTGAGAATTTGCAGGACGAACTGCTCCGGATACAAAGAGAGATGCGTAAAACTATCGTTTTTGTTACCCATGATATGGATGAAGCGATAAAGCTGGGGGATCGCATTGTTGTCATGAAAGACGGCAAAATTCTGCAGGATGATACACCGGCGAAGATACTTTCTCAGCCTGCTCATGGGTTTGTCGAGGAGTTTATTGGTTCCAGGCGGCTGCTCCAACAGCCGGAATGGATTAATGTCCAGGATATTATGAACAGTAATCCGGTTGTATGTTACCCGGATTTATCATTAGAGAAAGCGCTGCAGAAAATGCAGCAGAGCAAGGTAGACAGTCTGTTTGTCATTGACGATAATGAGCAATTGCTGGGGATGACGACAGCAATGGATATTCACCGGAAATTGGATCAGGCCGTCCAGGTGGAACAGGTGATGAAGCCGGCGGCTGTTACGGTCAAGCCTGATGAAAATCTGCGGCAGACCATTAATCTCATGGTGGAATATGATTTGTCCTGCTTACCTGTTGTAAACCATACCAATAAACTGCGTGGCCTGGTAACCAGAAGCTCGCTGGTGAGAGTTATCGCCGAGAATTTGTAA
- a CDS encoding sensor histidine kinase codes for MRISLQHKLLGSFIIVVTLVLASVSAGAALLIREYFIAGKQREFTAKAYETARVVEGYYAGRINYVQLAGFINNIDSLLSARVWVVDNSLNLMAASEERELAANTLHHRGGMRKKGPMGAPASCNMPGGPGMMHHRQGQGMMRGADRQDAAPESSAEQNHVHNLADIQGLELIGQQVQSAGDGAWAKTFYHPYYEENMLVVGVPLKPEGQTLGTVLIHAPLAGFDGFLNQIYWYIAAAGTVVVLITVCIANYLASGIIRPLRSMQAVASAMAGGNYSVQAKAETNDEVGDLSRSLNSLAKALAVFVSNAEKTDKLRRDFVANVSHELRTPLTILRGYNEALLDGTVSSPELAMKYYQIMRDETVRLEKLIAELLDLSQLEARTAELETEPVSLAEIAANIVTLFRQRSAEKGVTLTVDIGRGIPDITGNGNRLAQLVVILLDNALKFTPAGGTVKVSVTADANGERLIVADTGAGIPAEDLPYIWERFYKTDKAHTRTGGGTGLGLAIAKEIINLHGAASEVSSKVGQGTVFIITFPNKGLLADR; via the coding sequence GTGAGAATATCTCTGCAGCATAAACTGCTTGGCAGCTTTATTATTGTCGTCACTTTGGTATTGGCAAGCGTATCAGCCGGGGCAGCACTTTTAATCCGCGAATACTTCATTGCCGGCAAGCAGCGTGAGTTTACGGCCAAAGCCTATGAAACGGCGCGGGTAGTAGAAGGCTACTATGCCGGCCGGATAAACTATGTGCAGCTTGCCGGTTTCATTAATAATATTGACAGTCTGCTTAGCGCCAGGGTGTGGGTTGTCGATAATTCCCTGAATCTGATGGCCGCATCCGAGGAGCGGGAGCTGGCAGCCAACACCTTGCATCACCGGGGCGGCATGAGGAAAAAGGGCCCAATGGGAGCCCCGGCGTCCTGTAACATGCCGGGTGGGCCGGGAATGATGCACCATAGACAAGGACAGGGCATGATGCGGGGGGCGGACCGGCAGGACGCCGCACCGGAGAGTTCGGCCGAACAAAATCATGTGCATAATTTGGCGGATATCCAGGGGCTGGAGCTAATTGGGCAGCAGGTGCAATCTGCCGGTGACGGAGCCTGGGCTAAAACGTTTTACCATCCCTATTATGAAGAAAATATGCTGGTTGTGGGTGTTCCCCTCAAACCGGAGGGCCAGACGCTGGGCACGGTTTTGATTCATGCGCCGCTTGCCGGCTTTGACGGTTTTCTGAACCAGATTTACTGGTATATTGCCGCCGCCGGCACAGTGGTTGTGCTTATTACCGTATGTATAGCCAATTATCTGGCATCAGGCATTATTCGCCCTTTACGGTCCATGCAGGCTGTGGCTTCAGCCATGGCAGGCGGCAACTATTCCGTTCAGGCTAAGGCCGAGACCAACGATGAAGTCGGTGATTTGAGCCGGTCTTTAAACTCGCTGGCCAAGGCGCTGGCCGTATTTGTCAGTAATGCCGAAAAAACAGACAAGCTAAGGCGTGATTTTGTTGCCAATGTGTCACACGAGCTTAGAACCCCGCTGACCATCCTGCGTGGTTATAATGAGGCACTATTAGACGGAACGGTGAGCAGCCCGGAGCTGGCAATGAAATATTATCAAATCATGCGTGATGAAACTGTGCGGCTGGAAAAACTCATCGCCGAGCTTTTAGATTTAAGCCAATTGGAAGCGCGTACTGCCGAGCTGGAAACCGAGCCGGTTTCTTTAGCTGAGATTGCCGCCAATATTGTGACACTGTTCAGGCAGCGGAGTGCGGAAAAGGGAGTGACTCTGACAGTAGATATCGGCAGGGGCATACCTGATATTACCGGCAATGGCAACAGGCTGGCGCAACTTGTGGTTATCCTGCTGGATAATGCGCTTAAATTTACTCCGGCGGGCGGCACCGTCAAAGTCAGTGTAACCGCAGACGCCAACGGGGAAAGGCTTATTGTCGCCGATACCGGCGCCGGTATTCCTGCAGAGGATCTGCCATATATCTGGGAACGTTTCTATAAAACCGACAAAGCGCATACCCGCACCGGCGGCGGTACCGGCCTGGGGCTGGCTATTGCAAAGGAAATAATTAATTTGCATGGTGCTGCCAGTGAAGTAAGCAGTAAGGTAGGACAGGGAACGGTGTTTATTATTACATTTCCCAACAAGGGGCTATTGGCGGACAGATAA
- a CDS encoding HD domain-containing phosphohydrolase — MAGTETLLIGINFLMLAVLVYIAFTLRRYQQKSSTTAAGIDNPGMTDKEKLFDVLVENSPCSVMAISSTYQVLMVNEVTAAITGVTREAALGRKCYEVFADGAVCPDCLVAKTLTTAKRHTQTTRRRNRSGAVKYIEQTAVPVLTSNGSVSYVLEFGLDITGKQELEHQNQQLAVETVTSLAKLIGNRDQYTGEHSARVRDIALAIGKELKLPADLLGELAIAAVLHDIGKIGIPEQILNKTGKLTESEYAIIQRHPQLGYDALVNIKQLEKVAEYILYHHECYDGRGYPSKKAGEEIPLISRILSIADVYEAITSDRVYRKAMNLEQTMMVMRTGRGTKFDPEILDAFFCFLRRERPESKLHLYDEEAVG; from the coding sequence GTGGCAGGAACGGAGACATTGTTGATTGGTATTAATTTTCTTATGCTGGCTGTACTTGTCTATATTGCTTTTACCTTGCGCCGCTATCAACAGAAAAGCAGCACTACTGCGGCCGGTATAGATAATCCGGGGATGACTGATAAGGAAAAACTGTTTGATGTTCTGGTGGAAAATTCCCCCTGCTCTGTCATGGCTATCTCTTCTACCTATCAGGTGTTGATGGTTAATGAAGTTACGGCAGCCATTACCGGCGTAACCAGAGAAGCGGCGTTGGGCAGGAAGTGTTATGAGGTCTTTGCCGACGGGGCTGTTTGTCCCGACTGCCTGGTAGCAAAAACACTGACTACAGCCAAACGGCATACGCAGACCACGCGGCGGCGCAATCGTTCCGGCGCCGTCAAATACATCGAGCAAACGGCCGTACCTGTGCTGACAAGCAATGGTTCTGTCAGTTATGTCTTAGAGTTTGGTCTTGATATAACCGGGAAGCAGGAGCTTGAACATCAAAACCAGCAATTGGCCGTCGAGACGGTAACGTCGCTGGCCAAGTTAATTGGCAACCGCGACCAGTATACCGGCGAGCATTCGGCGCGGGTGCGGGACATTGCGCTGGCAATCGGTAAAGAACTTAAACTGCCGGCCGACCTGCTGGGAGAACTGGCGATTGCGGCTGTTCTTCATGATATCGGCAAAATTGGTATACCTGAGCAAATATTAAATAAAACAGGCAAACTGACAGAAAGCGAATATGCCATCATTCAACGGCACCCCCAATTAGGCTATGATGCCCTGGTGAATATCAAACAACTGGAAAAAGTGGCCGAATATATTTTGTACCATCATGAATGTTATGATGGACGTGGTTACCCCAGCAAGAAAGCCGGGGAGGAGATTCCGCTCATTTCCCGGATACTTAGTATAGCCGACGTATATGAAGCCATAACCTCAGACCGGGTGTATCGCAAGGCTATGAATCTGGAGCAGACAATGATGGTTATGCGTACCGGGCGGGGAACTAAATTTGATCCGGAAATTCTGGATGCCTTTTTTTGTTTTTTGCGGCGGGAGCGCCCTGAAAGCAAGCTGCATCTATATGATGAGGAAGCGGTAGGCTGA
- a CDS encoding TrkA C-terminal domain-containing protein, translating to MKGNVPIFRAIALDLAQRIINSEFEEGSKISGRTLLAGHYNVSPETIRKAISLLKDEHVVDVSQGKEVTILSVEQAYNFIEHYKSSESVYSLRQEIEILLREKQELDGKIEAVLTEIINYSDRLRNLTPYNPVEIGINADAHIVGQTIAELRLWQHTGATVMAIRRGTEIIISPGPNAVIEPYDKIVVVGETGIYQRTSEYFNRTKEKISVRVSE from the coding sequence ATGAAGGGGAATGTCCCGATTTTTCGGGCTATTGCACTTGATTTAGCGCAGCGTATCATCAATAGTGAGTTTGAGGAGGGAAGCAAGATTTCAGGCCGGACGCTGCTGGCCGGCCATTATAATGTGTCACCGGAAACCATCAGGAAAGCCATCTCGCTGTTAAAAGATGAACATGTTGTCGATGTATCGCAAGGCAAGGAAGTAACTATACTCTCGGTAGAGCAGGCATATAATTTTATTGAACACTATAAAAGTTCGGAATCTGTATACTCCCTGCGCCAGGAAATTGAAATTCTCCTGCGGGAAAAACAGGAGCTTGACGGAAAAATTGAGGCAGTGCTTACAGAAATTATCAATTACTCTGACCGGCTGAGAAACCTTACACCCTACAATCCGGTGGAAATCGGCATAAATGCCGACGCCCATATTGTAGGCCAGACCATCGCGGAACTCAGACTATGGCAGCACACAGGCGCTACGGTGATGGCCATTCGCCGCGGGACAGAAATCATTATATCCCCCGGCCCCAACGCCGTAATTGAGCCTTATGACAAAATTGTCGTGGTTGGTGAAACCGGTATATATCAGCGGACTTCCGAGTATTTTAATAGAACTAAGGAAAAAATCAGCGTCAGGGTAAGTGAGTGA
- a CDS encoding NAD(P)/FAD-dependent oxidoreductase, translating into MSNTFDIAIIGGGPAGVFAAYELIMNNPGSKIVLVEAGHDIYSRHCPISDKKAPACIKCNPCGIMRGFGGAGAFSDGKYNFTTQFGGWLNEYLPDQKVLDLIDYVDQINIKYGAPSEYFSTQNSSLGKEALRYDLHLLDAKVRHLGTENNLKILQSIYDYLKETITMLFGVTVDSIKKVGSTFTLQTAKDGIIECDYLIAAPGRAGSEWFSHQCRDLGLSLTNNQVDVGVRVEIPAEVFQHITDDVYEAKLVYRTKQYGDLVRTFCMNPKGYVVAENTDGIVTANGHSYRDEKLHSKNTNFALLVSNHFTEPFNEPHQYGKRIASFSNMLGGGVLVQRFGDLLKGRRTNEHRLAQSFTQPTLKATPGDLSLVLPKRHLDNIIEMIYALNKIAPGMANDDTLLYGVEVKFYSSRLKLTEELETEITDMFAIGDGAGITRGLSQASASGVHVARVITERLKK; encoded by the coding sequence ATGTCCAATACATTTGACATTGCCATTATCGGCGGCGGCCCTGCCGGTGTATTCGCCGCTTATGAGCTTATTATGAATAATCCTGGCAGTAAGATTGTGCTGGTAGAAGCCGGACACGACATTTATTCCCGACATTGCCCCATTTCCGATAAAAAAGCACCTGCCTGCATTAAGTGCAATCCCTGCGGCATCATGCGCGGGTTTGGCGGCGCCGGTGCATTTTCCGACGGTAAATATAACTTTACTACCCAGTTTGGCGGCTGGCTCAACGAATACCTTCCTGATCAAAAAGTGCTTGATTTGATTGACTATGTCGACCAGATCAATATAAAATACGGCGCACCGTCTGAGTACTTCAGCACCCAAAACAGCAGCCTGGGCAAAGAAGCGCTGCGGTATGACCTGCACCTCCTGGACGCCAAAGTCCGCCATCTTGGCACGGAAAACAACCTGAAGATCCTGCAATCCATATACGATTATTTAAAAGAAACCATCACCATGCTGTTTGGCGTAACCGTCGATTCCATTAAAAAGGTTGGCAGCACCTTTACCCTGCAAACAGCCAAAGACGGCATTATCGAGTGTGATTATCTGATCGCCGCCCCCGGGCGCGCCGGTTCGGAGTGGTTTTCCCACCAGTGCCGCGATTTGGGCCTCTCCTTAACCAACAACCAGGTGGATGTCGGTGTACGGGTTGAAATTCCGGCTGAAGTTTTCCAGCACATTACCGATGATGTGTATGAAGCCAAGCTGGTATACCGTACCAAACAATATGGCGATTTAGTCCGGACCTTCTGCATGAACCCCAAAGGCTATGTTGTTGCCGAAAATACCGACGGTATTGTTACTGCCAACGGCCACAGCTACCGGGATGAAAAGCTGCACAGCAAAAACACCAACTTCGCACTGTTAGTCAGCAATCACTTTACCGAACCGTTCAATGAGCCGCACCAATACGGCAAACGCATTGCCTCCTTCTCCAATATGCTGGGCGGCGGCGTGCTGGTGCAGCGTTTCGGCGATTTGTTAAAAGGGCGCCGGACTAACGAGCACCGCCTGGCGCAAAGCTTTACCCAGCCAACCTTAAAAGCAACGCCCGGCGATTTGAGCCTGGTGCTGCCCAAGCGCCATCTTGACAATATTATTGAGATGATTTATGCACTTAACAAGATTGCCCCCGGTATGGCTAATGATGACACCCTGCTGTATGGAGTGGAAGTCAAATTCTACAGCTCCCGCCTGAAACTGACAGAGGAACTGGAAACCGAGATTACCGACATGTTTGCCATCGGCGACGGTGCAGGCATTACCCGCGGCCTGTCCCAGGCCAGTGCCAGTGGCGTGCATGTTGCCAGAGTCATAACCGAACGCTTAAAAAAATAG
- a CDS encoding methyl-accepting chemotaxis protein gives MSIKARLLTVILVLFMFIVGLLGINFYTYSVLQGDAPAINLSGNLRFRAYKLALLSTQYATAAADKKAAIVNDIEQEITACDKIISGFAKGDETLKLEPISDEASKKQYEVVKPYWEKYKTLLASLPNGTDLPAKVGEINATVPAYVAEVNKMVNLLDQSSQSKIAVSKSVQVGVSLLGLIVVLLALFTIINKIIRPINQLADSFAQVATGEGDLTIRLDDRRQDEIGAVTKHFNVFIESVQRIIKVSQETAQQVKHLAQMLSRASEESSRAVEQVANVVQEVAEGANKQNSNMGHLASSTENVAAGMRRMVEHAKEASELSEGSQQQANKGGENAGVVSARTEQLRQTVAEVTENINLLSAHSKDISQIIDLIKAISGQTNLLALNAAIEAARAGEAGRGFAVVAEEVRKLAEQTNEAADSVTTKILQVQQQVDTVHNANTMLGGELTHIETAVANLADALREIMSWSASSKKAVEEITQLNEAASASFVEIAASSNDIAAVSKEIAAESEEAAAAIQEQTASIEEFTATANQLSHLADEMDQLVAKFKV, from the coding sequence ATGTCAATAAAAGCAAGGCTGCTGACAGTTATTTTGGTGTTGTTTATGTTTATTGTAGGTTTGCTGGGGATTAATTTTTATACATACAGCGTCTTGCAGGGAGATGCACCTGCCATTAACCTGTCAGGCAATCTACGCTTCAGGGCGTACAAATTAGCCTTGTTGTCCACTCAGTATGCGACGGCTGCTGCTGATAAAAAAGCTGCTATTGTTAATGACATTGAACAGGAAATTACTGCTTGCGACAAGATAATCAGCGGTTTTGCCAAAGGTGACGAAACGCTTAAACTTGAACCTATCAGTGATGAGGCCAGTAAAAAGCAATATGAAGTGGTAAAGCCTTATTGGGAAAAGTACAAAACCTTGCTTGCTTCCTTGCCGAACGGGACTGACTTACCGGCCAAGGTGGGTGAGATAAACGCCACGGTTCCGGCTTATGTGGCGGAAGTCAATAAGATGGTAAATTTGCTTGACCAAAGCTCGCAAAGTAAGATCGCCGTGTCGAAAAGCGTGCAGGTGGGAGTTTCTTTACTTGGTTTGATTGTGGTGTTGCTGGCGTTGTTTACTATCATCAACAAGATTATCAGGCCGATTAACCAGCTGGCAGATTCTTTCGCGCAAGTGGCCACCGGCGAGGGTGATTTGACGATTCGTCTGGACGACCGCCGGCAGGATGAAATTGGTGCAGTGACTAAGCATTTTAATGTGTTTATTGAAAGCGTGCAAAGGATTATCAAAGTGTCGCAGGAGACGGCGCAGCAGGTCAAACATTTGGCGCAGATGCTGTCAAGAGCCAGTGAGGAAAGCAGCCGGGCAGTCGAACAGGTAGCCAATGTGGTGCAGGAAGTGGCGGAAGGTGCGAATAAACAAAATTCTAACATGGGACATCTGGCAAGCAGTACTGAAAATGTTGCCGCCGGCATGCGGCGGATGGTAGAGCATGCCAAGGAAGCGTCCGAGTTGTCGGAAGGTTCCCAGCAGCAGGCAAACAAGGGCGGTGAAAATGCCGGGGTGGTAAGTGCGCGTACCGAACAGCTCCGGCAGACGGTGGCTGAGGTGACCGAGAACATTAATCTGCTGTCGGCGCATTCCAAGGATATCAGCCAGATTATTGATTTAATCAAGGCGATTTCCGGGCAGACCAATCTGTTGGCGCTCAATGCCGCCATTGAAGCTGCCAGGGCCGGTGAGGCCGGACGCGGTTTTGCGGTGGTGGCTGAAGAGGTGCGGAAACTGGCAGAACAAACCAATGAAGCGGCTGACAGTGTGACAACCAAGATTTTGCAGGTACAGCAGCAGGTGGACACTGTGCATAATGCCAATACCATGCTGGGGGGAGAGTTGACTCACATTGAGACGGCGGTGGCCAACCTGGCTGACGCGCTGCGGGAGATCATGTCATGGTCGGCCAGCAGCAAGAAGGCAGTTGAGGAGATAACTCAGCTCAACGAAGCTGCCTCAGCCAGCTTTGTCGAGATTGCTGCTTCTTCGAATGATATAGCGGCAGTATCCAAAGAAATTGCCGCCGAGTCAGAGGAAGCGGCAGCCGCTATTCAGGAACAGACTGCTTCCATTGAAGAGTTTACCGCCACAGCCAATCAGTTGTCGCATTTGGCTGATGAGATGGACCAGCTGGTGGCAAAGTTCAAGGTATAA
- a CDS encoding DUF2680 domain-containing protein, with the protein MKKITVVALVGILVLSLAGSVALAAPGDAYGPGGFCPAFGTNGQQVNLTSEQKAQLDSWHKERMEHRKQVLERQVEWGWLTQEQADQEISYMEDGYGGMGMGPGRMHGGHGWGHGRGGCGYGGWAR; encoded by the coding sequence ATGAAAAAAATTACTGTTGTTGCCCTTGTCGGGATTCTGGTATTATCACTGGCAGGTTCCGTGGCGCTGGCTGCTCCGGGTGATGCTTACGGCCCCGGTGGTTTCTGTCCGGCTTTTGGCACAAATGGTCAGCAGGTTAATCTGACAAGTGAGCAAAAGGCTCAGCTTGACAGCTGGCACAAAGAAAGAATGGAACATAGGAAACAAGTGCTGGAAAGACAAGTAGAATGGGGCTGGTTAACCCAAGAACAAGCCGACCAGGAAATCTCCTATATGGAAGACGGTTATGGGGGAATGGGCATGGGACCAGGCCGTATGCATGGAGGTCATGGCTGGGGCCATGGGCGGGGAGGCTGCGGTTACGGAGGCTGGGCCCGGTAA
- a CDS encoding response regulator transcription factor, translating to MMTDKTVLIVDDEQPIRELLALYLVKEGFAVQEAADGAEALIRYQESKPDIIILDIMMPILDGIEVCRQIRKFSHIPIIMLTSRAEDDDRIMGLELGADDYVTKPFNPREVVARVKAVLRRQGMPKESSAAVLSYPHLVIDLDRHTVTAFDEEIPLANKELELLWYLASHPGLAFSREQLLESVWDYSYCGDTRTVDTHIKRIRKKLAVQAEPPWDIKTVWGIGYKFEVKP from the coding sequence ATCATGACAGATAAAACTGTGCTTATTGTGGATGATGAACAGCCTATCCGGGAACTCCTGGCTCTGTATCTTGTGAAAGAGGGGTTTGCGGTGCAGGAAGCGGCAGATGGCGCAGAGGCTCTTATAAGATACCAGGAGAGTAAGCCGGATATCATCATTTTGGATATCATGATGCCAATATTGGACGGTATTGAAGTCTGCCGCCAAATCCGCAAGTTTTCCCATATACCCATCATTATGCTGACTTCGCGGGCCGAAGACGATGATCGCATTATGGGACTAGAGCTGGGGGCGGACGATTATGTGACAAAACCTTTCAACCCCCGGGAAGTGGTTGCGCGGGTCAAGGCCGTGCTGCGGCGTCAGGGTATGCCGAAAGAATCGTCTGCGGCTGTTTTAAGCTATCCGCATTTGGTAATCGATCTGGACAGACATACGGTGACGGCGTTTGATGAGGAGATTCCGCTTGCCAATAAAGAACTGGAGCTTCTGTGGTATCTGGCTTCCCATCCCGGCCTTGCCTTTTCACGGGAACAACTGCTGGAAAGTGTGTGGGACTACAGCTATTGCGGAGATACTCGCACCGTTGATACCCACATTAAACGCATTCGAAAAAAACTGGCGGTTCAGGCAGAGCCTCCGTGGGATATCAAGACCGTGTGGGGTATTGGCTACAAGTTCGAGGTGAAACCGTGA